The Haloferax volcanii DS2 DNA segment CGAGGTGGGCGAGTTCGAGCACCGGGCCGTACACCTGCCGGCCGGCGATGAGGAGCGCGAGGACCACGACGCTCGCGGGCGCGGTGACGAACCTGAGTCGGCCGTAGGCGTCCGCCCGCGGGCCGTGGGCGGCGTTCGCCCAGAGCGTGACGGCGAGGAGCGCGGCGTAGGTGGCGAGGCCGACGACGTAGTAGACGGCCTGCGTCGTCGGGCCGAAGGAGACGAACGCGTGGGGCGCGAGGACGAGCATGACGGGCGCGCCGACGAGCGCGAACCTGACCGCGTCGGCAATGCGGGGGACGCCGCGGTCAACGAGTCCCCGCGCGGCGGCGGCGACGACGGCGGTGAAGATGGAGGTCGCGACCACGTAGTGGGCGGTGAGGATGACCCACTCGTACTCGGTGACGGTGAGCGCCCCGAGGACGATTTGGAACGGGAGGATGACCGTGGCGACGACGAGCGCGTAGCGGACCCCTTTTGCGACGCCTTCGCGCCACGCCTGCACGGTCGTCCCGAGGATGAGAAAGCCGGTGAGCATGGCGACGAGGCGGTGGAACCATTCGAGGAAGCTGCTCCAGTTGGCCGGGAACAGGCCGAGGAAGCCGTCGCAGAACGGCCAGCGCCCGGCGCAGGTGAGACCCGCGCCCGCGGCGGCGGTGTACACGCCGAGGACCATCAGGACGCCGGTCATCGCGGCGGCCCCCGCGAGGAGGCGGCGAAGCCGAGGTGTCATACGCGTGGGTCAGGACCGCGCGAACTTATACATGGCGAGGAGAATACCCGCGCCTAAAGGCGCGGGATTAATCCGTCAACCCCTCCACTAACCACGTTCGATAGCACGCTCGTTACTTTTAATATACTAATTCTTATAAGTATTTATAACCATAGTCAGATGCTGGAGACAACCCGAACCTATCGAGCGACAATCGTCAATCACTCGCAAGTGAGTGACGACCTCGATGACTGCGGACACTCCGCGTCGAAACTGTGGAACGTCGCCCGCTACCACATCCAGCAAGAATGGAACGATACCGGCGAGATTCCGTCTGAAGCCGACCTCAAGCGCGAATTAAAAGACCACGAACGATATAGTGACCTCCATTCTCAGTCAAGTCAGCGCGTTCTCGAAGAACTCGCTGAGTCGTTCACCGGTTGGTTCAAAAAGCGCAAGAACGGCGACACAGATGCGAATCCGCCCGGCTACCGAAAGCGAGGCGACAACCACCCACGCTCCACCGTGACGTGGAAGCAGCACGGCATCAAACACGACACCTCGAACAATAGGCTCCGTCTCAGCAAGGGGTTCAACCTCAAAAGCCACCGTTCGGACTTCATCCTCTGCGAGTACGAGACGCGTCCGGACGTGACCGTAGAGAACATCCAGCAAGTGCGAGCCGTATGGAACGGCGACAGATGGGAACTGCACCTCGTCTGCAAGGTCGAAATCCCCGTCGAGGACGCTCCCGGCGATAACGCCGCAGGTATCGACCTCGGCATCAAGAACTACCTCGCCATCGCTTACGACGACGGTGAGGCGGAGTTGTATTCGGGGAACGTGCTGAAACAGGACAAACACTACTTCACCCGTGACGAGTACGATACCGAAGGCGAGAACGGGCCGTCACGTCGTGCGCTTCGCGCTCGCCAGAAGCTCTCGCGTCGGAAAGACCACTTCCTGCACGCACTCTCCAAGCACATCGTCGAGCAGTGTATCGACCACGAGGTCGGTCGTATCGCCGTCGGTGACTTGAGCGATATTCGAGAGGATGAAAATGGTGACTCTCGGAATTGGGGTACACGTAGAAATAAGAAACTCCACGGCTGGGAGTTCGACCGGTTCACTCGTCTGCTCGAATACAAGGCCGAAGAAC contains these protein-coding regions:
- a CDS encoding RNA-guided endonuclease InsQ/TnpB family protein, with protein sequence MLETTRTYRATIVNHSQVSDDLDDCGHSASKLWNVARYHIQQEWNDTGEIPSEADLKRELKDHERYSDLHSQSSQRVLEELAESFTGWFKKRKNGDTDANPPGYRKRGDNHPRSTVTWKQHGIKHDTSNNRLRLSKGFNLKSHRSDFILCEYETRPDVTVENIQQVRAVWNGDRWELHLVCKVEIPVEDAPGDNAAGIDLGIKNYLAIAYDDGEAELYSGNVLKQDKHYFTRDEYDTEGENGPSRRALRARQKLSRRKDHFLHALSKHIVEQCIDHEVGRIAVGDLSDIREDENGDSRNWGTRRNKKLHGWEFDRFTRLLEYKAEEHGILVDRKSERDTSKTCSCCGRKREAKRVERGLYVCESCGVTMNADVNGAVNIRRKITQNPPTEDMSNGRLARPVAYLFTQTSGRFAPSEQAGCKP
- a CDS encoding COX15/CtaA family protein; translated protein: MTGVLMVLGVYTAAAGAGLTCAGRWPFCDGFLGLFPANWSSFLEWFHRLVAMLTGFLILGTTVQAWREGVAKGVRYALVVATVILPFQIVLGALTVTEYEWVILTAHYVVATSIFTAVVAAAARGLVDRGVPRIADAVRFALVGAPVMLVLAPHAFVSFGPTTQAVYYVVGLATYAALLAVTLWANAAHGPRADAYGRLRFVTAPASVVVLALLIAGRQVYGPVLELAHLGGTVLALVLVVGAAVLVRGGLPVPQAGELNDAD